In Streptomyces sp. TLI_146, the genomic stretch TGTCCGTGTAGAGGCTGCCGCCCGCCCAGTCGGGGTCGGTCGGCAGCGGGTCGCTGGGGGCGCCGGGGAGCGCTGCCGAGGACCAGCGGGTGGCCACGTTGGCCTCCTTGATCCGGCGCAGCGCGAGCGCGATCGCCTCGTCGAAGCCGATCGGCGTGCCGGGCGGGTCGGGCACATACCGCGCGATGTCGTGCTCGTGGCAGACCACCTCGTGGCGCAGCGACTCCGCGAGCGGCCGCGCCAGCGCGCTGGGCACCGGTGTGACCAGGCCGATCCATTGGCTCGACAGCCGTGGCGGCAGCATCGGCACCTTCACGATCAGCCGGTGCGACAACCGCGCCACCGCCGCGTACCGGTGCATCATCTGCTCGTACGTGAACACCTCGGGGCCGCCGATGTCGAACGTCCGGCTGACGTCGGCGGGCATCCGGGCGCTGCCGACGAGGTAGCGCAGCACGTCCCGTACGGCGATCGGCTGGGTCCGGCTGCCCAGCCACCTCGGGGTGATCATCACCGGGAGCCGTTCGGTCAGATGGCGCAGTATTTCGAACGAGGCCGATCCGGAGCCGATGATGACGGCGGCGCGCAGCACGGTCGTCGGCACGTCCGAGCCGAGGAGGATCCGGCCGACCTCGGCCCGCGAGCGCAGGTGAGGCGACAGGTCCTCCTCCGGCACGCCCTCGGGGGTGAGGCCGCCGAGGTAGACGATCCGGCGGACCCCGGCCGCCGCGGCCTGCTCGGCGAAGATCCGGGCGGCCGAGCGGTCGGTCTCCTCGAAGCCCGGCCCGGCGCCGAGCGAGTGCACCAGGTAGTACGCCACGTCCACGCCCCGCAGCGCCGCCCCGACCGACTCCGCGTCCGTCACGTCGCCGCGCAC encodes the following:
- a CDS encoding SDR family oxidoreductase; translation: MKSDGTPELVLVTGATGYIGGRLVPELLDAGYRVRCLARTPRKLRDHPWAGCVETVRGDVTDAESVGAALRGVDVAYYLVHSLGAGPGFEETDRSAARIFAEQAAAAGVRRIVYLGGLTPEGVPEEDLSPHLRSRAEVGRILLGSDVPTTVLRAAVIIGSGSASFEILRHLTERLPVMITPRWLGSRTQPIAVRDVLRYLVGSARMPADVSRTFDIGGPEVFTYEQMMHRYAAVARLSHRLIVKVPMLPPRLSSQWIGLVTPVPSALARPLAESLRHEVVCHEHDIARYVPDPPGTPIGFDEAIALALRRIKEANVATRWSSAALPGAPSDPLPTDPDWAGGSLYTDSRERLVEASPEALWQVIEGIGGENGWYSFPLAWAVRGWLDRLTGGVGLRRGRRDAARLRVGDSLDFWRVEEITRPHLLRLRAEMRLPGLAWLEMYAERESDGRTRYRQRALFHPQGLLGHAYWWSVSPFHAVVFGGMARNITRAAARAQERAAG